Proteins from a genomic interval of Hydrogenophaga sp. PAMC20947:
- a CDS encoding glycoside hydrolase family protein: MSLLPDSEPVATAPSRWERLRERALSSRVGLPLLVAALMMLLLWWWRPLLLIPGTQNLVMQGGDPYLRALMRTISASESNVLRPYHVLHGSSFVWSLDSHPNRCESISRGPNRGNCSTAAGRYQLLNSTWTALSLRYHPDRVPGETEDSSLSFQPVYQDMVVYAWLADPREWRTDFSSQLRQGKVQTVLRRLSSTWTSLGYGIESNSMSRELPGIYKRVLREELVLAGEPLED, encoded by the coding sequence ATGAGCTTGCTGCCCGATTCTGAGCCCGTTGCTACAGCGCCGTCGCGCTGGGAGCGCTTGCGCGAGCGTGCCTTGTCCAGCCGGGTTGGTCTGCCCTTGCTGGTCGCAGCCCTGATGATGCTGTTGTTGTGGTGGTGGCGGCCCTTGCTTTTGATACCGGGCACCCAGAACCTGGTGATGCAGGGGGGCGACCCCTATTTGCGCGCGCTCATGCGGACCATTTCCGCGAGCGAATCCAATGTTTTGCGCCCGTACCATGTGTTGCATGGCAGCAGTTTTGTCTGGTCGCTCGACAGCCATCCCAACCGCTGTGAATCCATCTCCCGTGGGCCTAACCGGGGCAATTGCTCCACGGCGGCCGGCCGTTACCAGTTGCTCAACTCCACCTGGACGGCGCTGTCGCTGCGCTACCACCCCGATCGCGTACCCGGGGAGACCGAAGACAGCAGCCTGAGCTTCCAGCCGGTGTACCAGGACATGGTGGTGTACGCCTGGCTGGCCGATCCACGCGAGTGGCGCACCGACTTCTCCAGCCAGCTGCGCCAGGGCAAGGTCCAGACGGTGCTGCGCCGGTTGTCTTCCACCTGGACCAGCCTCGGTTACGGGATTGAGTCCAACAGCATGAGTCGCGAGCTGCCCGGCATCTACAAGCGCGTGTTGCGCGAAGAGCTGGTGCTGGCCGGGGAGCCGCTCGAGGACTGA
- the cysM gene encoding cysteine synthase CysM: MIYPTIEQAIGNTPIVALQRMDAAANATRGNVILGKLEGNNPAGSVKDRPAVSMIRRAEERGEIRPGDTLIEATSGNTGIALAMAAAVKGYRMVLIMPEDLSIERAQTMKAFGAELILTPKSGGMEYARDLAEKMQAEGKGRVLDQFANADNPRIHFETTGPEIWAQTGGRITHFVSAMGTTGTITGVSKFLKSKNPAVRIIGAQPSEGSRIPGIRKWPEAYLPKIYDPTHIDEMVYVSQADAEETCRRMAREEGIFGGISAAGACWVAMQIAQQVENATVLFIVCDRGDRYLSTGVFPA, from the coding sequence ATGATTTATCCGACCATCGAACAAGCTATTGGTAATACCCCCATCGTCGCCTTGCAACGCATGGATGCTGCGGCCAATGCCACGCGTGGCAATGTGATCCTGGGCAAGCTGGAGGGCAACAACCCGGCGGGGTCGGTCAAGGACCGGCCGGCGGTGTCCATGATCCGCCGAGCCGAAGAACGCGGTGAGATCCGGCCGGGCGACACCCTGATCGAGGCCACCTCGGGCAACACCGGTATTGCGCTGGCCATGGCCGCTGCGGTCAAGGGCTACCGCATGGTGCTGATCATGCCGGAAGACCTGTCCATCGAGCGGGCGCAAACCATGAAGGCGTTTGGCGCTGAACTCATCCTGACCCCCAAGAGCGGCGGCATGGAATACGCCCGCGACCTCGCAGAAAAAATGCAGGCCGAGGGCAAGGGGCGCGTGCTGGACCAGTTCGCCAACGCGGACAACCCCCGTATTCACTTTGAGACCACCGGGCCCGAAATCTGGGCGCAGACCGGTGGCCGCATCACCCATTTCGTCAGCGCCATGGGCACCACCGGCACCATCACCGGTGTATCCAAGTTCCTGAAATCGAAGAATCCCGCGGTGCGCATCATCGGCGCCCAACCCAGCGAGGGCTCCCGCATCCCGGGCATCCGCAAATGGCCTGAAGCGTACTTGCCCAAGATTTACGACCCCACCCACATCGATGAGATGGTTTATGTGAGCCAGGCAGATGCCGAAGAGACTTGCCGCCGCATGGCGCGGGAAGAGGGCATTTTTGGGGGCATTTCAGCCGCAGGCGCCTGCTGGGTCGCCATGCAGATCGCCCAACAGGTGGAAAACGCCACGGTGCTGTTCATCGTCTGTGACCGGGGTGACCGCTACCTGTCCACGGGCGTGTTCCCGGCATGA
- a CDS encoding CDP-6-deoxy-delta-3,4-glucoseen reductase has translation MTFNITVEPSGRSFTADPSEAMLVAGIRQGIGLPYGCKDGACGSCKCRLVSGTVVHGPHQSKALSADEEAAGYVLTCCGVAQSDVVIESRQVTEAGALPIKKMPVRVSSLARASHDVMVLRLQLPAADTFQYHAGQYVEFLLRDGDRRSYSMANAPHTQSTAPQIELHLRHMPGGKFTDHVFGSMKEKDILRIEGPYGSFFLREDSDKPIVMLASGTGFAPVKAILEHMRFKGIARPVTLYWGGRRPDDLYQQEWILAQAAAMPQLTYVPVVSNALPEDHWSGRTGFVHQAVLQDFPDLSGHEVYACGAPIVVESAKRDFVAQAQLPTEAFFADSFTSAADKL, from the coding sequence ATGACATTCAACATCACCGTCGAGCCCAGCGGGCGCAGCTTCACCGCAGACCCTTCCGAAGCCATGCTGGTCGCGGGCATTCGCCAGGGCATCGGTTTGCCCTACGGCTGCAAGGACGGCGCTTGTGGCTCGTGCAAATGCAGGCTGGTGAGCGGCACCGTGGTGCACGGCCCCCACCAGAGCAAGGCCCTGAGTGCCGATGAAGAAGCTGCGGGCTATGTGCTCACCTGCTGTGGTGTGGCCCAGAGCGACGTGGTGATCGAATCGCGTCAGGTGACCGAAGCCGGCGCACTCCCGATCAAAAAAATGCCGGTGCGCGTGAGCAGCCTGGCGCGCGCCTCGCACGACGTGATGGTCTTGCGCCTGCAATTGCCGGCCGCTGACACCTTCCAGTACCACGCCGGGCAATACGTGGAATTCCTGTTGCGCGACGGCGACCGCCGCAGCTACTCCATGGCCAATGCGCCCCACACACAGAGCACCGCACCGCAAATTGAATTGCACCTGCGCCACATGCCCGGCGGAAAATTCACCGACCATGTCTTTGGCTCCATGAAGGAAAAGGACATCTTGCGCATCGAGGGCCCCTACGGCAGCTTCTTCCTGCGAGAAGACAGCGACAAGCCCATCGTCATGCTGGCATCGGGCACCGGCTTCGCACCCGTCAAGGCCATTCTGGAGCACATGCGGTTCAAGGGCATTGCCCGCCCGGTCACCCTCTATTGGGGTGGCCGCCGGCCCGACGATCTGTACCAGCAGGAATGGATCCTGGCGCAGGCAGCGGCCATGCCCCAGCTGACCTATGTACCGGTGGTCTCCAATGCCCTGCCAGAAGACCACTGGAGCGGGCGCACGGGCTTCGTGCACCAGGCCGTTCTGCAAGATTTCCCCGATCTCTCCGGCCACGAGGTCTATGCCTGCGGCGCTCCGATCGTGGTCGAATCGGCCAAGCGCGATTTCGTGGCCCAGGCCCAGCTGCCCACAGAAGCATTTTTTGCCGATTCGTTCACGAGCGCTGCGGACAAGCTGTGA
- a CDS encoding ATP-binding protein, translating into MFGLNRLRHSLRGRLLGVLLLAIVLAAAVQAAVVYRQARAEADSIFDYHMEQMAQALRAGVAVSGLPVLSDERHGGRPVDFVVQVWSMEGLQVYRSSDRVGLPQRAVLGFSEADLSGRPFRVFALQTPFQVIQIAQDMGPRRAMARSLALRTVMPIVWMAPLLMLVAWWAVGASLKPVARVREQVAARAADDLATVTEEGLPDEIKPLVRELNLLFGRVGQAFEAQQHFVADAAHELRSPLAALRLQVQGLQRARDDATRQVAVDRLLAGIDRATRLVEQLLVLARHQAGSVAPGGLVPVSLDALARETVAEMAPKAALRAIDLGVEAAQALQVQGQAEALRILLRNLVDNAIKYTPAGGQVDVSVFAENGDAVLVVEDSGPGIEENDRARVLDRFYRVPGEVAPGSGLGLAIVSAIAQWHGARMSLGRSEAHGGLRVAVRWAKGSPTKAL; encoded by the coding sequence ATGTTTGGCCTCAACCGCTTGCGGCACTCCTTGCGGGGCCGCTTGCTGGGTGTGCTGTTGCTGGCCATTGTGCTGGCTGCGGCGGTGCAGGCGGCCGTGGTGTACCGGCAGGCGAGGGCAGAAGCGGACAGCATCTTCGATTACCACATGGAGCAGATGGCGCAGGCGCTGCGGGCAGGGGTGGCGGTGTCTGGCCTGCCGGTTCTGAGCGATGAGCGCCATGGCGGCAGGCCGGTGGATTTTGTGGTGCAGGTCTGGAGCATGGAGGGCCTGCAGGTCTACCGCTCCAGCGATCGGGTGGGCTTGCCGCAGCGAGCGGTGCTGGGCTTTTCGGAAGCCGATCTGAGTGGCCGGCCTTTCCGGGTGTTTGCCCTGCAGACGCCTTTTCAGGTGATCCAGATTGCGCAGGACATGGGGCCGCGCCGTGCGATGGCACGCTCGCTGGCGCTGCGCACGGTCATGCCCATCGTGTGGATGGCGCCGCTGCTGATGCTGGTGGCCTGGTGGGCGGTGGGGGCCTCGCTCAAACCGGTGGCACGGGTGCGCGAGCAGGTGGCCGCTCGGGCCGCTGACGACCTGGCCACTGTGACCGAAGAAGGCTTGCCCGACGAAATAAAGCCCCTCGTGCGGGAGCTCAATTTGCTGTTCGGCCGGGTGGGGCAGGCGTTCGAAGCGCAGCAGCATTTTGTGGCCGATGCGGCACACGAACTGCGTTCTCCGCTGGCGGCATTGCGCCTGCAGGTCCAAGGCTTGCAGAGGGCGCGCGACGATGCCACACGGCAGGTCGCCGTGGACCGGCTGTTGGCGGGTATTGACCGTGCGACCCGGCTGGTGGAGCAGTTGTTGGTGCTGGCCCGCCACCAAGCGGGGTCCGTTGCCCCCGGTGGGCTGGTTCCCGTGTCGCTCGATGCGTTGGCGCGGGAAACGGTCGCTGAAATGGCGCCCAAAGCAGCGCTGCGCGCGATCGACCTCGGGGTGGAGGCTGCCCAGGCTTTGCAGGTACAAGGGCAAGCGGAGGCCTTGCGCATCCTGCTGCGCAACCTGGTGGACAACGCCATCAAATACACACCAGCCGGCGGGCAGGTGGACGTGTCTGTGTTCGCTGAAAACGGTGATGCTGTGCTGGTTGTTGAAGACAGCGGGCCAGGCATTGAAGAGAACGACCGTGCACGGGTGCTGGACCGCTTCTACCGTGTGCCGGGTGAGGTCGCGCCTGGCAGCGGACTGGGTTTGGCCATCGTGAGTGCCATCGCTCAGTGGCACGGCGCGCGAATGAGCCTGGGGCGCAGTGAAGCCCATGGCGGTTTGCGTGTGGCCGTGCGCTGGGCGAAGGGTTCGCCGACCAAGGCCCTTTGA
- a CDS encoding calcium/sodium antiporter encodes MTLLLPALALLVGLGLLVWSADKFVDGASATATHFAMPPLLVGMVIVGFGTSAPEMVVSTLAASQGNPALALGNAWGSNIVNIAFILGVTALISPILVRSVILRKELPLLIAVMALAGFLVWDQEISRWDAWILLAVFALIVGWTIMEGMRGQHDALGDETQAEMTANAMPLRSAVIWLVVGLLALVGSSQLLVWGAVSIAQAMGVSDLVIGLTVLAVGTSLPELASCVAAARKGEHDIALGNVLGSNLFNTLAVVGIAGAISPMRLAPEVITRDWPVMAGLTLLLFLMGWGFRGRQGRVNRLEAGVLLTVYVVYTGWLLVSTASAT; translated from the coding sequence ATGACATTGCTGTTGCCTGCGCTAGCGCTTCTGGTCGGACTGGGCTTGCTCGTCTGGAGCGCGGACAAATTTGTCGATGGCGCATCCGCCACAGCCACCCACTTCGCCATGCCGCCCTTGCTGGTGGGCATGGTGATCGTGGGGTTTGGCACTTCGGCCCCTGAAATGGTGGTGTCCACCCTGGCAGCATCGCAGGGCAACCCCGCTTTGGCACTGGGCAACGCCTGGGGATCGAACATCGTCAACATCGCCTTCATTCTGGGTGTGACCGCCCTGATCAGTCCGATCCTGGTGCGCTCCGTGATCCTGCGCAAAGAGCTGCCTTTGCTGATCGCGGTGATGGCGCTGGCTGGCTTCCTGGTGTGGGACCAGGAGATCAGCCGTTGGGACGCCTGGATTCTCCTGGCCGTGTTTGCGCTGATCGTGGGCTGGACGATCATGGAGGGCATGCGTGGCCAGCACGATGCGCTGGGCGACGAAACCCAGGCCGAGATGACCGCCAACGCCATGCCCTTGCGATCGGCTGTGATCTGGTTGGTGGTCGGGTTGCTCGCTCTGGTGGGCAGTTCGCAATTGCTGGTGTGGGGAGCAGTCTCCATCGCGCAAGCGATGGGGGTGAGCGATCTGGTGATTGGCCTGACCGTGCTGGCCGTGGGCACGTCGCTGCCCGAGCTGGCCTCCTGTGTGGCCGCCGCCCGCAAAGGGGAGCACGACATCGCGCTCGGCAATGTGCTCGGCTCCAACCTGTTCAACACGCTGGCGGTGGTCGGCATCGCCGGTGCGATTTCGCCCATGCGCCTGGCGCCTGAGGTGATCACCCGCGACTGGCCAGTGATGGCAGGCCTCACCCTGCTGCTGTTCCTCATGGGCTGGGGCTTTCGGGGCCGCCAAGGTCGGGTCAACCGGCTGGAAGCGGGCGTGCTGCTGACGGTGTATGTGGTCTACACAGGCTGGTTGCTGGTGTCGACCGCCAGCGCCACCTGA
- a CDS encoding tripartite tricarboxylate transporter substrate binding protein, whose protein sequence is MTHRRHLLAHALTVAALAFAGTALAQGTTTRIIVPFAPGGPVDVTARILADAVKDSLGTVIVDNKPGAGGNIGLSAVAKAAPDGLTLGIATTASHSINPWLFSKLPYSPTKDFLPVTQMLRVPNVLVINAESAQRNNITNLADLIKFAKANPAKLNYGSGGNGSAGHLAGELFKHQAGIHAVHIPYNGGNPAQLGLLSGQVDFNFDNLATASANIRSGKLKALAVTTAERSAMLPDVPTMAATLPGFEIDTWWGLVVPAGTPAETVNKLNAAFTAALKSPAVQSRFATMMAEPAPSSPENFGAFMANERNKYQRMVKISGAKVD, encoded by the coding sequence ATGACCCATCGCCGCCACCTGCTTGCACACGCGCTCACCGTTGCCGCCCTGGCTTTTGCAGGCACAGCCCTGGCTCAGGGCACCACCACCCGCATCATCGTGCCCTTTGCGCCCGGTGGCCCGGTGGATGTGACGGCGCGCATTCTGGCCGACGCGGTGAAAGACAGTCTGGGCACCGTGATCGTTGACAACAAACCAGGCGCCGGCGGCAACATCGGCTTGAGCGCTGTGGCCAAGGCCGCCCCCGACGGCCTCACCCTGGGTATCGCCACCACCGCCTCACACAGCATCAACCCCTGGCTTTTCAGCAAACTGCCCTACTCGCCGACCAAGGATTTCTTGCCCGTGACGCAGATGCTGCGCGTGCCCAATGTGCTGGTGATCAACGCCGAATCCGCCCAACGCAACAACATCACCAACCTGGCTGATCTGATCAAGTTCGCCAAGGCCAACCCCGCCAAACTCAACTACGGCTCCGGCGGCAACGGCAGCGCCGGCCACCTGGCGGGCGAGCTCTTCAAGCACCAGGCGGGCATACACGCTGTGCACATCCCCTACAACGGGGGCAATCCGGCCCAGCTCGGCCTGTTGTCTGGCCAGGTCGATTTCAACTTTGACAACCTGGCCACCGCATCGGCCAACATCCGCTCCGGCAAGCTCAAGGCCCTGGCCGTGACCACCGCCGAGCGCAGCGCCATGTTGCCCGACGTGCCTACCATGGCAGCCACCCTGCCCGGTTTCGAAATCGATACCTGGTGGGGCTTGGTGGTGCCTGCAGGCACGCCGGCCGAGACGGTGAACAAGCTCAACGCCGCCTTCACCGCCGCATTGAAGTCGCCCGCGGTGCAAAGCCGCTTCGCCACGATGATGGCCGAGCCCGCACCCAGCTCGCCTGAGAACTTTGGCGCCTTCATGGCCAACGAACGCAACAAATACCAGCGCATGGTCAAGATCAGCGGCGCCAAGGTGGACTGA
- a CDS encoding SDR family oxidoreductase yields the protein MSLHGALPARFRRERVLIIGCGDVGQRAARALGQGRRVRLLALTSSVERVAELRAQGITPLIGNLDEPRSLQRLAGLATRVLHLAPPPSADAGVAQRDPRTRALVKALMQRAAPQALVYGSTSGVYGNRQGAWVSETDAVLPSTARALRRVDAEATVFGWGRTVGVCTTVLRIPGIYAIDREGGTPRGRLQRGTPVLNAEDDVYTNHIHADDLARACVLALWRGRPQRCLNVSDDTQLKMGDYVDHAADLFGLPRPPRIGLDVAKATLPAVLLSFMNESRRLSNHRMKSELGLSLRYPTIAEGLRGEPV from the coding sequence ATGAGCCTACATGGCGCTTTGCCCGCACGGTTTCGCCGTGAACGGGTGCTTATCATCGGTTGTGGCGACGTTGGCCAGCGGGCCGCGCGCGCCCTGGGGCAGGGTCGGCGCGTGCGCCTGCTGGCCCTCACGTCCAGCGTTGAACGGGTCGCTGAATTGCGTGCCCAGGGCATCACGCCGCTGATCGGCAACCTCGACGAGCCGCGCAGCCTGCAGCGCCTGGCGGGGCTGGCCACGCGGGTCTTGCACCTGGCACCGCCGCCTTCAGCCGATGCGGGCGTTGCGCAGCGCGATCCCCGCACGCGTGCGCTTGTGAAAGCCTTGATGCAAAGGGCTGCACCACAGGCCCTGGTGTACGGCTCGACCAGCGGTGTTTACGGTAACCGCCAGGGGGCCTGGGTGAGCGAGACCGATGCCGTTTTGCCGAGCACGGCGCGAGCGCTGCGGCGGGTCGATGCCGAGGCCACCGTGTTCGGGTGGGGTCGAACGGTGGGGGTGTGCACCACGGTGCTGCGCATTCCCGGTATTTATGCCATTGACCGCGAGGGCGGTACGCCGCGGGGGCGGTTGCAGCGCGGAACGCCGGTGTTGAACGCCGAAGACGACGTGTACACCAACCACATCCATGCGGACGACCTGGCGCGAGCCTGTGTACTGGCCTTGTGGCGCGGCCGACCGCAGCGGTGTCTGAACGTGTCAGATGACACCCAGCTCAAAATGGGCGACTACGTTGACCATGCGGCCGATCTGTTCGGTTTGCCGCGCCCACCCCGTATTGGCCTCGATGTGGCCAAAGCCACGTTGCCCGCGGTGCTGCTGAGCTTCATGAACGAATCGCGGCGGTTGAGCAACCACCGCATGAAATCGGAGCTCGGCCTCTCGCTGCGCTACCCCACCATTGCGGAGGGTCTGCGCGGCGAACCGGTATGA
- a CDS encoding DegQ family serine endoprotease yields MKTFSLSANRLVLALMAAGVLGGAGVVLSEGVRAHATVPTASLSAPATPPIATIVAPDFSQIAQRHGAAVVNISVVGKLPAEQDGEAQAAAPSIDPNDPFYEFFRRFGGMPGMPGRGGNAAPEQPSRGQGSGFIISADGLILTNAHVVRDASEVVVKLTDRREFQAKVLGSDPKTDVAVLRIAAKDLPVVPLGSATDLKVGEWVLAIGSPFGFENSVTAGVVSAKGRSLPDDSLVPFIQTDVAVNPGNSGGPLFNARGEVVGINSQIYSHTGGYQGLSFAIPIETVLQVKDQIVATGKAQHARLGVSIQEVNQALADSFKLDKPEGALVSSVQPGGPAEKAGLKVGDVIRSVEGKAIVSSGDLPALIGRATPGDTVAMSVWRHGESMDIRARLGDAAEKAVKAEEKASAGEQGRLGLALRPLQPDEKSQAGVASGLLVQGVEGPAALAGVQPGDVLLAVNGSPVNDVEQVRAAVKKATKSLALLIQRGGDQIFVPVRVG; encoded by the coding sequence ATGAAAACGTTTTCTTTGAGCGCCAACCGGCTGGTCTTGGCTTTGATGGCCGCAGGCGTTTTGGGTGGCGCGGGTGTGGTTTTGAGCGAAGGTGTGCGGGCTCATGCCACGGTGCCCACGGCCAGCCTGTCCGCGCCAGCGACACCGCCAATAGCCACCATTGTGGCCCCCGACTTTTCCCAGATTGCGCAGCGCCATGGCGCTGCCGTGGTGAACATCAGTGTGGTGGGCAAGCTACCCGCCGAGCAGGACGGCGAAGCCCAGGCCGCCGCGCCCTCCATCGATCCCAACGATCCTTTTTATGAATTTTTCAGGCGCTTTGGTGGCATGCCGGGCATGCCCGGGCGGGGTGGCAATGCTGCCCCCGAGCAACCCAGTCGCGGACAAGGCTCGGGCTTCATCATCAGCGCCGACGGTTTGATTCTCACCAATGCGCATGTGGTGCGCGATGCCAGCGAGGTGGTGGTGAAACTCACCGACCGACGCGAATTCCAGGCCAAGGTGCTGGGCTCTGATCCCAAGACCGATGTGGCCGTGCTGCGCATCGCGGCCAAAGACCTGCCCGTGGTGCCGCTGGGCAGTGCCACCGATCTGAAAGTGGGCGAATGGGTGCTCGCCATCGGTTCGCCGTTCGGATTCGAAAACAGTGTGACCGCCGGGGTGGTCAGTGCCAAGGGGCGCTCTTTGCCGGACGACAGCCTGGTGCCGTTTATCCAGACCGATGTGGCGGTGAACCCTGGTAATTCTGGCGGGCCCCTGTTCAACGCCCGCGGCGAGGTGGTCGGTATCAACTCGCAGATCTACAGCCACACCGGTGGCTATCAGGGGCTGTCGTTTGCGATTCCGATCGAAACGGTGCTCCAGGTGAAAGACCAGATCGTTGCCACCGGCAAGGCGCAGCACGCGCGCCTGGGGGTGTCCATTCAAGAGGTGAACCAGGCGCTGGCCGACTCGTTCAAGCTCGACAAGCCCGAGGGTGCACTGGTCTCCAGCGTGCAGCCCGGCGGCCCGGCGGAAAAAGCCGGCCTCAAGGTGGGTGATGTGATCCGCAGCGTGGAGGGCAAAGCCATTGTGAGCTCTGGGGACTTGCCTGCGCTGATCGGCCGCGCCACGCCTGGCGACACGGTGGCGATGTCGGTGTGGCGCCATGGGGAAAGCATGGACATCCGCGCGCGTCTGGGCGATGCCGCCGAAAAGGCGGTCAAAGCCGAGGAGAAAGCCAGCGCCGGTGAACAAGGCCGGCTGGGTCTGGCTCTGCGCCCGCTGCAACCCGATGAGAAGAGCCAGGCTGGCGTGGCTTCGGGTTTGCTGGTGCAAGGTGTTGAAGGCCCAGCGGCGCTGGCGGGCGTGCAACCGGGGGATGTGTTGCTGGCCGTCAATGGCTCACCGGTCAACGATGTGGAGCAGGTGCGCGCGGCGGTGAAAAAGGCCACCAAGTCGCTGGCCCTGTTGATCCAGCGAGGGGGTGATCAGATCTTTGTGCCGGTGCGCGTGGGCTGA